The Methanomassiliicoccus sp. genomic sequence AGCTGGAGCTGCTTGAGGTAATCGCTGGTCAATCCCAATCCCTGGGCGTCACTGACGCGTCGCGTTCCATCGAACGGTCGATTCTTAAGGGTTTGGTCCTGAAAATCGGTCTGGGCTATTTAGGCAGCCCGGCGAAGGCCACTCGCTCCAGCACGAGCTCCTGGTACTTGCCGGCCGGCACCGCCCCGAGCTCCGACCCGGTGATGCCGAAGCGCTTGGCCTTCTCCACTGAGGGGGCCAGGACATTGTCGTCCCTCACCAGGCCGAGCGAACGCAGGGCTGCCTCAACGTCGTTCACATCGAAGAACACTAGCGCCACGCGTTCCGCCCCGGCCCTGAGGCCGACTTTCTTGAATGCTTTGGAGATCTGTCGCTCCCCCGAAGCGAACAATACGGTCTCCACCGCCAGGCTCGAGGAGATACGGTCCCCGCGATCGAACGCCCTCAGGGCGTGCATGGCTGCCGAGCACAGGTGATCCCGGCCGCATACCATGTCCGCGTCCAGGGCGGCACCCTCCCCGCCTTCGATGGAGCGCAGCGCCGCTATCAACGCCTCCGGATCGTTCACACTTCCCTTGGCGCCCACCACGTCGACCTTGGCCATCTCCGCGGGCATCCCTCCCTGGGCATAAGATGTTTGCGCTCGGCCGGTCCTCGAGGTTCGTAGCGGCCAGCATTGTCCGGTCAGAAATATTATAATACGATGGTCCCGATGGCGCGAAGGGCGGTGCCCAGGGCATCGCCATGGACGGAATGGTCATGGACAAGGTGACGGTGAGGTCTCCGGCGACCCTATCGAACCTCGGCTCCGGTTTCGACGTGTTCGGGCTAGCGCTGAGGGAGCCGTATGACGTGGTGGAGGCAAGGATGATCCCGGAACGCGAGGTCATCATCGAGGCGGTCGAAGGCCCGGGAGCTTCCAGCATCACCACCGACGCGGCCAAGAACTCCGCGGGGATCGCTGCCCTGGCCGTGCTGGAGCGGTCCGGCTCGGTGTCCGGAATCGCCCTACGCATTAAAAAGGGCATTCGCCCGTGTTCCGGGATCGGCTCCTCGGGGGCCTCGGCGGCCGGGGGGGCCTGTGCCGCTAACATGCTCCTCGACAAGCCGCTGCGGTCCGAGGAATTGGTCCACTGCGCCGCCCGAGCCGAGCAGGTCACTTCCGGCAGCTTCCACGCCGACAACGTGGGCCCAGCGGTCATGGGCGGGTTCACGGTCATCCGGGCCTACGACCCGTTCGAGATCCACCGCGCCGAACCGCCTGCGAACCTGGGAGTGGTGGTCACCATGCCTGACTTCCTGGTGAACACCCGCGAGGCGAGGAAGGTGCTGCCCACCAGCATACCGCTGAAGAGCATGATCTTCGAGGTCGGCAACGCCGCCTCGCTGATGCTGGGCATGTGGACGGGAGACATCGATCTGATCGGCCGGAGCATGGCCGATCAGGTGGTGGAGCCGGCCCGCGCGCCCCTCAACCCTCACCTGAGAGAAGCGGAAGCCGCGGCGGTCAAGGCCGGGGCGGCCGGGGCATTCCTGGGGGGATCGGGTCCCTGTGTCATCGCCGTCTACGACCGGAAGAAGGTCGACGGCGAGGCCATCGCCGAGGCGGTCCGCGCCGTGTACGGCGACAATGGGGTCAAGAGCGACAGCTGGGTGACCACCTGGGGCGAAGGGTGCAGGAGGCTGTGAGATGTACAAGGTACGGTGCTTCGAGTGCGGCAGCGAGG encodes the following:
- the cgi121 gene encoding KEOPS complex subunit Cgi121; this translates as MPAEMAKVDVVGAKGSVNDPEALIAALRSIEGGEGAALDADMVCGRDHLCSAAMHALRAFDRGDRISSSLAVETVLFASGERQISKAFKKVGLRAGAERVALVFFDVNDVEAALRSLGLVRDDNVLAPSVEKAKRFGITGSELGAVPAGKYQELVLERVAFAGLPK
- a CDS encoding homoserine kinase; its protein translation is MDGMVMDKVTVRSPATLSNLGSGFDVFGLALREPYDVVEARMIPEREVIIEAVEGPGASSITTDAAKNSAGIAALAVLERSGSVSGIALRIKKGIRPCSGIGSSGASAAGGACAANMLLDKPLRSEELVHCAARAEQVTSGSFHADNVGPAVMGGFTVIRAYDPFEIHRAEPPANLGVVVTMPDFLVNTREARKVLPTSIPLKSMIFEVGNAASLMLGMWTGDIDLIGRSMADQVVEPARAPLNPHLREAEAAAVKAGAAGAFLGGSGPCVIAVYDRKKVDGEAIAEAVRAVYGDNGVKSDSWVTTWGEGCRRL